The segment ATGATGCCTGCAGCGGATTTTTTCGCTGAACAGGCGCGCGCCCTGGGGATTTGCGCCGACAGTGCCCTCGTCATTTATGATGACACTGGCGTTTATGCCAGCCCCAGAGCGTGGTGGATGCTCCGTGCCATGGGGCATGACAATGTCGCTGTGCTGAACGGTGGCGCTGTTGCCTGGCGGCAGGCGGGGCTGGAGTTGACTGATCGGATTTTAATGGAGGCGCCGCAGGAAGGCAATTTTCAGAGTCGGGAGCGGCTCGGGCATTTTTCTGATGCACTGAAGCTTTACCAATTATTGAACGATGAGTCCTGTTCGATCCTGGATGCCCGTTCCGAGGGGAGGTTCTTTGGTCGTGACCCGGAGCCCAGGCCTAACCTGCGCGGCGGCCACATGCCAGGCGCCAGTTGTCTGCCCTTCCAGAAGGTGCTCGATGATATCTTCATGAAGCCGGTGGAAGAGCTGAAGGAGATCCTGGCAGCTGAGGCCGCCCCCGGGCAGAACTTGATTTTTACCTGCGGATCAGGCCTGTCGGCCTGTATTCTGACCCTCGCCGCGCACCTGGCCGGCTACCAGAACCTGTCGGTCTACGACGGCTCCTGGTGTGAGTGGGGGCAGCCAGGAAAGCTGCCGGTGGTTTGCTGACGGCCAGGCAGAACTGGCTGCTCAGGTCGGCGTACGTCTCAGCCACTGGAAATAGGGCAGGGCTGAATTTATCCATGAAAAGGGGTACCCGGCCTTGCAATACAGTTCCGGGGGAATGCGATGCTGAATAGACTGATGGTACTCCGGTAGCCTGGACCAGTGTACCGACTGCTTCACGTGGTGGGCAGTGTGATAACCCAGGTTGCCCGTGAAAAAATTATAGACCGGGTCAGTGATATTGTAGGAAGCCTGGTAGGGATCGTCGGTATCAAGACCGCTATGATGGTCATAGGTGGCCAGGTAGACAAGCATAAGCCCCAGAACCATGGGGATGAGATACACCATCAGCGCATTGACCCAATTGAAGTAGAAGAGGCACCCCAGCAACCCCAGGCTCAGAAGTGTCATGGGGATGAAAATCTTCAGGTGCTTGGAATAGCGCAGGCCGGATTTCCAGATACGGGGATAAGTGGTGATAACCCCGACCAGAACGTACTTCAAACGGCCCATTTGTCTGCCCCTGGAATCCTTCCAGGCCGATTCATCTTTGCTCTGATCCAGGTAGTGCTGGTGGTGCCCTACCACGTGATGCAGCATCCAGGCATTACTGCTGATCCCAACATGGAAAAAATGGGATAACTCCAGCAGCCGATTAAGCCAGGCATATTTAAAGACCATGCAATGCTGATGGTGATGACTCCAGGCGCCGAAATTAGCTTTGGGGATCAGTCCAACCAAAATCCAGACAGCCAGAACCCACAAAGAGTCAACCCAGAGGTAGAAGCCAAAATCCACCAGCGAAAACGCCAGCGCAATTGAAACGGGTATTCTGTCTGCGGGAAAACGAAAGACACTCATATGAGACAACACTCTGATCACGGGAAAGCGGAAGGGGCGTATTATTCGGGAACTTGATAAAGAACTAAACCCCTTTTCAGTGTACTGACCAATTAATTGCGGAATTTTGTAGCGGGAGCTGCCGAGATACTGGCTCCATAGGTTTTGAGCCTGATGAATCTGATCGATTCCTGTTGTAGAGCAGCGACTCGTAACTTGCCGCAGAGCCTATAACCGTGCCCCACGATTGTAAGAACTCCCCGGTGGATGTAATCTGACCGTTGCATGACAGAGGTTCCTCAGAAGCCAGACAAGGCATTGACGAAAAGAAGTAATAACAAAAGTAATAACAAAAGTAATAACAAAAGTAATAACGACAGGGGGCTGTATGAATTGGTTTTTGCTGGTTGTAAGAAATTATGTTGGATTCCAGGGCAGGGCCCGAAGGAAAGAATACTGGTATTATTTCCTTTTTTACGTAATTTTTAATTTCGTCGCACTGTTTGTCGACTATATCGCAGGGACAATAGACGCAGAGGGCGGTGTAGGATTGTTCAGCACTGTTTACGTGCTGGGGCTGCTTCTGCCCAGTCTGGCTGTCCTGGTGCGAAGACTCCACGATACCGACAGGAGCGGGTGGTGGGTGTTGATCAACCTCATCCCGCTGGTAGGGGTGATCGTGACACTGGTCTTTACCGTGCAGGACAGTACACCAGGCACGAACCGATTCGGACCAAACCCGAAGGAACAGCAATAGTTCCTCCGGGACTGATCGCCATCCCCGGTCAGCGCGTTGGTCTGGCGTGGGCAGCGCCGCGGAAAATTGCATTCATCAGGATCACGTTCAGGCCGTCCAGGTAAGCGCGTACTGTGGGGTCCTGGGTGAAGGCGATAACCTGGCCGTTTCCACTGGGCTGTTGAATCACGAAGGGTTTGTAGGCCATCTGGCGCCTGTTTTCATTCCAGATGTAGCCGCTCGCCAGCAGCTCGTCGGGACCCTGGAACCGGACCACATTGACACCGTCGTTTATTCTGATGGGTGTGTAAATGTCGGACCCCCGCACCAGCACGTTGAGAACCGGGGCCACGCCCGCGCTCAACCAGTGCTCCCGATGCACATCGGCACGTACCAGAACACCGGCCACCGGGTCAGGATCGTCCTCCAGGGCAACAGTCTGCTCCTGGTATTGCAGCTCGTCAGTTAAATACCGGCCCTCTACGGTGCTTTCATCTTCATCTTTTTCGCCGGGTTCTTCTTCCAGTTCAACTACCGCCCGCTCCCGACGCACTGCCAATAGATCGACATCCGGATCGGCCAGGAAACGGGTTGCATTGCCCAGGCCTATCACAACACCGCCGTTCTGAACCCAGTCTTTGATGTTTTCGATACCCGCTGCGCCCAGCGCGGCTTCGTAGCCGCTGCCCTGCATCAATGGCAGAATCAGTACCTGGTAACGATTCAGGTTTGCATTGCGAAGACGATCGACGCGAATCGGCGTGACCGGGTAATCGAACTGTCGCTCAATAACAAATCTTGTGTTGCCGGCGCTGTACGCAGTGGTCGGGACGTCCCAGGCCATGGCAACTTTGGGGGCGCTGAAGCGGACCACATTGGCGCTGCCGAAACTTGGGCCCTCGGTTACCCAGCTGTCGTTGACAGCCACCACGTTGGCCCCGGTCTCGGTGGCCAGTTCGCTGACAATTTCAAACAGGTTGCCAGGGTTGTCTGCCACGTCAAGAATCAGGCTGCCCGCTGCGTAGTTGTTACCAAGATTGGTAAAGGCCTTGTCATTGCTCTTGATGGCCAGGCCCCGCCGCAACCCCTGAGCCAGGAAGCGGACCGCGGTGGCTTCTCCCCAGGGTACGATGTAGGCAACGGAAGCCTCACCCCCGGATACGGTGCCTGGCTGGACCAGGTCTGTCCCTGCCGGTTCGAAATCACCTGCGGGTACTGCGTCACAGGTGTGGGACTCGACATTGAACATCAACGGCAGCGACCAGGCAGTTACATCATAGATTTCATCGGGCAGGTTCTCTGCCCGTCGACGTTCCTGTTCTGCCAGAAAGTCTTCTTCCATGGTGACTTCCTGGTCCAGCAGAGTGCGAATAAAGCGCTTCGCTGGCTGGTCGGTACGGATCACGTAACTGCCGGCCTGGTAAGTGACGCCAC is part of the Gammaproteobacteria bacterium genome and harbors:
- a CDS encoding M14 family metallopeptidase, whose product is MNKQCFQLIRVILTVAALLSSRATLAQDDFDYWPDADYDPAIPTVEQVLGYQPGERITWHRDAIRYFQALAAAAPERVQVNEYARSWQGRELIYVVVSSAENLANLETIKTGMQQLADPQSTGEGTARRLIADQPAVTWLSYGVHGNEISSTDAAMLTAYHLLASRGDQRVAAIMADTVVVIDPMQNPDGRDRFIHQFLTAEGLVPDSDRLAAEHDEPWPGGRTNHYFFDMNRDWFIQSQPETQGRTRAMLEFYPVAFVDAHEMGSDGTYFFAPEAIPYNPHLAEDQRESLQLFGRNNARYFDRFGFDYFTREVYDAFYPGYGASWPSYFGSIAMTYEQASSRGLIFRQYDGNDLHYRDTVRNHFVTSLATAETVQVNRQKFLTDFYNYRVTAIEEGQQEDVRAYIIPTQTDQAAANKLAGLLSRQDVRVLRASTGFEACGVTYQAGSYVIRTDQPAKRFIRTLLDQEVTMEEDFLAEQERRRAENLPDEIYDVTAWSLPLMFNVESHTCDAVPAGDFEPAGTDLVQPGTVSGGEASVAYIVPWGEATAVRFLAQGLRRGLAIKSNDKAFTNLGNNYAAGSLILDVADNPGNLFEIVSELATETGANVVAVNDSWVTEGPSFGSANVVRFSAPKVAMAWDVPTTAYSAGNTRFVIERQFDYPVTPIRVDRLRNANLNRYQVLILPLMQGSGYEAALGAAGIENIKDWVQNGGVVIGLGNATRFLADPDVDLLAVRRERAVVELEEEPGEKDEDESTVEGRYLTDELQYQEQTVALEDDPDPVAGVLVRADVHREHWLSAGVAPVLNVLVRGSDIYTPIRINDGVNVVRFQGPDELLASGYIWNENRRQMAYKPFVIQQPSGNGQVIAFTQDPTVRAYLDGLNVILMNAIFRGAAHARPTR
- a CDS encoding sulfurtransferase, coding for MSQVSVPSALVSVDWLVNNLDADNLVVLDASVPPIAPFTRQTLPAGSTARHIPGSLRFDYDRKICDQSASLPHMMPAADFFAEQARALGICADSALVIYDDTGVYASPRAWWMLRAMGHDNVAVLNGGAVAWRQAGLELTDRILMEAPQEGNFQSRERLGHFSDALKLYQLLNDESCSILDARSEGRFFGRDPEPRPNLRGGHMPGASCLPFQKVLDDIFMKPVEELKEILAAEAAPGQNLIFTCGSGLSACILTLAAHLAGYQNLSVYDGSWCEWGQPGKLPVVC
- a CDS encoding fatty acid desaturase; the encoded protein is MSVFRFPADRIPVSIALAFSLVDFGFYLWVDSLWVLAVWILVGLIPKANFGAWSHHHQHCMVFKYAWLNRLLELSHFFHVGISSNAWMLHHVVGHHQHYLDQSKDESAWKDSRGRQMGRLKYVLVGVITTYPRIWKSGLRYSKHLKIFIPMTLLSLGLLGCLFYFNWVNALMVYLIPMVLGLMLVYLATYDHHSGLDTDDPYQASYNITDPVYNFFTGNLGYHTAHHVKQSVHWSRLPEYHQSIQHRIPPELYCKAGYPFSWINSALPYFQWLRRTPT
- a CDS encoding DUF805 domain-containing protein codes for the protein MNWFLLVVRNYVGFQGRARRKEYWYYFLFYVIFNFVALFVDYIAGTIDAEGGVGLFSTVYVLGLLLPSLAVLVRRLHDTDRSGWWVLINLIPLVGVIVTLVFTVQDSTPGTNRFGPNPKEQQ